AACAGGGTAAGTAGCAAAGAATGTCAATTAAAACCAACACCTTACTTACTTCCAAAGCACGTCACCCACCACCCGATCATCAGACCCCCCTCCTTAGACGGGGAGTACCCGAGGCCGCCTGCCTGTCCTCAGACCCTCAGACCAGGGGAGGGCGTCATTCAGGTAACTCGAAGGTTATGAAACAAGGGGAGGCTTCCCGGGGCTTTCCTCTGTCAGAATTTGAAGCGTCCCAACCCTAGACCAGAGCCACAAACCTCTGAGAAGTCCAGACAGGAGAAGCCAGAGGACAACCCGGGGGTGGGGCAGCTTTTCCTGCGCAGGACGGAGGAGCCACTCCAACCTAGAGACATCCCTGAGCCATCACCGACCTCAAAGGTCAGCCCTCCGGCTACCGGAGCCCGGCCTTCATCCTCCCCAAATGGACCCAAGTCCTTTAAAAACGGGAACCAGGACACAGGCTCCCGCGGCGAGGGGTGACCCGCCTTCCTGGAACCTGCTGCCGTGACCTGGGtggagcccatcccacaccaccGCCTGCCTTCACAGCCCTGAGGCCCGCACATCGTTGCCCAGGGTGTAGGAGGGACCTTGAGCAAACCGCAGCACAGAGCTGGGGGCCCCGGCTTCCAGACCCTCGTGCAGCCTCAGGGGCCTCAGGACGGCTCATCCCAGGACCCGTGACCGCCGCCCCTCTCTTCACAAGCCCCGAGCATCTCTGTGGCTGCAGACTGTGGTGGCCGAGGCTGCAGCCTCCTCCACCACTGGGGGCACACGTGCACACGTCCACACGTCCACACATCCACACGTCCGTGCTGGGTCGGGGGGGCCCGGAGGGCCCGGCACCCACAGCCACACCTGGAGCTCTGTTTGCATGCACGGTGGGTGAGGGGTGAtcagccctcctcccaggaggTGCCCAAACTCCAGACCAGTTGCTTTGTGGGGCTGCCCTGGGACTGGCCTGGCCGTGGCAGGAGCTGACTGATGGATGTGCCCCTCTCCCTGGGCCTTGCTGTCCAGGCCTCCCCCAGGCTGGTCTATTTAATATTCCTGGCTCCCCTGACCATCACTTTTATGTGAAAGGTGGGGATGGCACTGGGACGAGAAGAGGGTGCCAAGATCTGAACCTGAGCAGACAGACCCTCAGCTGGGCAGTGGGCGGATGGCCGCTCTGGGAACAAATTTGGACCCCGGCTGGTGATGCGGCAGAGCCAGGCTGGCAGGAATACGGTGCCAGGCAGCTCTCGGGGGCTGGCAGCACTGGCGGATGTGCCCGGACGTCCCCTCTGCTGGGAACCCAGCAGCAccagctctcccagccctcctgctgctgctctgaGAACCGCCTGACCCAGAACCTTCCCCAGGGTGTCAGGGTTGCTGGTTCTGCTTCCGTGAGCGGAGGCTGCTGGCCCTACCTGGCTCCATCCACACTCAGGTTGGTCCTCAGTGGCCAGGATGACCCTCCATCTGCTGACGGGCAGGGCATCCCCCCGGGGCACAGGGGCTCTTCCTGAGGACGGAGGGCGTGGCGGCTGCTGGCTCCCAGCCCCGAGTTCGGCGCagcaggcaaccactgatcttggGAGGATGAGCTGCTCCCCTCCATTTACTCTCAGATGAAAAATGACCGAATGTTAGCAAATCAAAACTTGGGGTGATTTGTAAGGCACCTTGTTCGGTGGGAGCGGGCTGAGCGGGTGGGAGCGGGCGTGCCCACGGGAGCTGCTCCCCGGCGAGCGATGTGGGCAGGCCCGGCTACGTGAGCGCGGGGTCTGCGATGCTGTGGTCGGGGTTGCAGGTGAAGGCGATGGTGATGGCGTAGCGCGTGCCCCAGCGGACCTTCTCCACCCGGTGCAGGTTCTCGGACCCCGAGGTGAAGAAGGACACCCGACCTGGggagaggagagcagaggcaggacCATCAGGCCGCGGCGGCCCCGGCCCTCCGAGGACACAGCAGTCCTAAGGAGCCGACAGAACAAACCTGGCGGGAAGGAGGGGGTCGGAGACGAACCAGCAGGCCAACTCTCGTGCAGGACAAGGGGCGCAGCGCCCAGTCCAGCCTGCCGAGCTCTCTGCAGGGCGGCCAGGACGCGGGGGGACGCCTCTGCTCACGGCCTTTCAGGGCCCACCTCAGGGTCTTATTTCTAATCACACTAATCCCATGTGAAGCAAAACCGAACTCGGAAGGGTGATGATGCTTCAACGGTAACTCTGCCCACACGGCGGGAGCAAAGACAGACTCGTGACGTTCACACGGGGGACGGCCCACCCAGCTGCAGAAACGTGAAACTTCCAGGCTCAGAAAGGGTGCTTTCTGGCTTCTCCCCTTCAGTAAACAACAATTAGATTATCACCCGCTTCGTCAAAGCAGGATTTAGCTCGGCCACTTAGTAGCCAGAAATGCAAAGTAACCTCAGGTTTGGAACCCACGTGTCCTTTTCCTCTTCGGCAACAAGCATCCTTGGATGCCTCCCCGAAGCACGTGGCGTGTGACACCCAGGCTTCCCGCCAGCAGCTTCTCTGGCTCTTGGTCCATTCAATCCTTGGAGCTGCAGGCCGTCCTGAGCCCCCTGCCCACTGACCGGGCCCCGGGTCAGCCCCGCTTCCGGAGCTCACCCCCGAGGGAGGAGAGCCAAACCTGAGCTGTTTCATTCCCTTTCTATGCCTTCTGATGCCCAAGCCACCTTCTGTGGGGATCCAGGGCTACTGCAAGGACTGCCCACTGGCCTGCAGGACTGGCCCGTGGCCGATGGGAACGCTCTGAACCAGCATGAGTGGATGGCCTTGCTGGTGTGAGCTGTCTGCCGCCAGGTGGGAGGGGACACAGCAACGCACCCAAGGAGCCAGGGAGGTGACACCGCGGGGATGGGTGAGCCGCGGCAGCAGGTGAATGGCGTCGGCTCATTCGAGGCGCCCAGGCCAAAGCCAAGGGGCAAGGCTCTGCGAGTCTCAGCTGGGGATGGGCTGAGGCCTGGGCGGCCCGTCAGGAAGCCCCCAGGAGTCCCCCCTCCACACTCCCCACCCCAGGACccggggaggagaggggacatTTATTGTTCCACACGTGCTCGCTGAGCAGCACTGAGTGTCCACTCTGGGACGGGGGCAGTTGGGGCTCTGGGACCACCAGGTAAGGGAGGCCAGTCCCTGTGCTGTTCCAACATTATTAGGTCAGAATCACCGCCCGGACTTAAGCTGCAAGTTGCTgcaggggatggaggggaggcCAGCTCTGGGAACTCGCTCTGTGGTGACAGCAGTGACCGTGGCCACACCCGCCTCCTCCTGTGACGAGCAGGCTCGGTGGACACCCTGTAACGCAGCACCAGGGAAAGGCCCTGCCCACGCGTCACCTGCTCTTGGCTCCACCGTCCTGTTGGCCCCCTCGTCCATGAACACGAACCGCCCGCCGCCAAAGTCGTCCAGGTAGTCGGAGAGGTACAGCAGTGAGGTGTAGTCAAAGGACCCATAGGTCACCTGCGGGCAGAGCGCGAGGGCGCGTCACCGTCTCTGCTCACAGGAGCGTCTGCGCCTCAGGAACGGCCAGGGCCAGGCCACACGCTGCCCTCCTGACGGCAGGAAGCCCTCTGCGGAGCCCCGGCCATGCGGTCCTGTCCACTCCCCGCACAGCCCACAGGCGGTGACCCCAGGAGGCCATGCCGCCACCAAGCAACAGGCCCGTCCCGCGTCGGCACAGGGAGCCCTTCCTCCAGACGTGGGCCCCAAGCTCTCTTGTAAATTGTGGGAACACGCCAACCGTGCAGTGCACCCCTCTACCCACCGCCGAGCGCACAGCTCAGGGAAGCGCATTCACACTTGCGCAGCCAGCCCCGCGCACCATCACAACAGCTCGTCGTCCCCCAGGCTGACACCCTATCCCGTGAGACACTCGCTCCCCACCCCTAGTGCCCACCCTCATCCTGTCCGACCCTGTGAACGGGACCCTCCGGAGACCCTGCTTCGGGGAGCCCGACACTGTCTGTCCTCTGCCGGGACGTCCTCCTGGAAGACGGCGGGGCAGTGCACAGCAGGGCCGGGAGATGAAACCTGAGTTCCGGGCTCGTCTGAGCTGGGCCGTCTGCACCTGAGTGTAACGTAAGCAGGGGGAGCCCCCGTTTGTTCCCTAAGAAGCCCTGGAAGTCGAGTGGGAAGGCGGCCGCAGGCAGGTGTCCCGTCTGCGGCTCAGGACTTCTTGTGGGTAAGGGATGTCCTGTGAGGAAGCTGTTCTCAACGGGAGGAGTTACAGTTTGTCTAAACACTGATTTCGATCTCTGAGGCGGGGTAAGCTGTCTACAACGTGCAAGGCAGGTGTTTCCAAGGGCGTCGTGCGAGAACTCGCACAAGTCGGCTCCTCGTTAATGAAGGGCACCCAGGAGATGGGCTCTCTTCTTCACGTGAAGACAGTGGCGTGCACCCGCACGGAGTTTCAATCGCGTAATAACATTTCCCAGCCTGATGAATCATCCAGTGAGCGAGTCCAGGGCAAGAGACAAAGTCCAGGACGCAGCCCTGAGTGTCTTCCCCCCGCGCCGCTGCACAGCCTGCCTCCCTCACCTAAGCTGTCGGGTCTAGAAATATAGAGCCTTCAGCGACTTTATTGACACCTGGAGGCACCCTGGGAACTGGACACAGCGGCCCGAGGCCAATCTCCGCAGCGTGTTTGATCAAGGCTCACAACGTCCAAGACCCCTTCTCCTCCTGCACCCAGCTAGACCCCCATCACCATGACAACAGACGTCCCCTGGGGGGTGGGCTGACCAGAGGGAGGGGCAGCAAGCCGCCACAGGTCCGAGGCCCCCCGCACCCTCACATGAACCCAGTGCCACCGCCCACGGGGCTGGACCCTACGCAGCCCTGGCTCCCTCCATGCTCCCACCAAGACCCCATCTCGGGGCCCCTTATCCGGCCCCAAATACCTAAGGGACATAAACCTGAGAAGGGCCCGAGGGAGTGCTTCTGCATCGCTGCAGCGGTGAACCCATGTCCATGAGCTGCAGAAAACAGGGGAGACCGGGGGTGTCCAGGAACCTGACCCTCTCCCACCCACTCAGCTCAGATACGGCAaaggagccccccaccccccacgtgAACACAGTGACTAGGCAGGTGGCGGGTTGACGAGCACTGAGGGGGGGCGGGGAAGGCAGAGGCCGGCGGGGCTCTACCATGTGGCTGTCCTGAGCCAGAGGCCAGAGGAATTCGTGGGCAAGGGGCAGATGCCCCTTCTGGGAGCCCCTCGTGCGGGGCCGCCTCCTTGCTGTGTCCAAGCGTGAGCGGCCCTCGGCTCTGACAGCTGCCCTGGCCCGCAGACCCTGTCCCGCGGCCGCCCCACGAGTCACTGCTGACTCGTTCTCTCTGCCCGAAGACCTTCTTCCTTATCTTTGAGGCTTAGCCACCGAACCAGGCTCCGTCCAGTGCCGTCGCTTCCTGGTACATGCAGGGCTGCCCTTCCTCTGCCGGGGGCTCCCTCCCTGTCTGCGGTGCATACCCACCTTTCCTCCACACACATCGTCTCTGCCCCCAACCCCATAAAACCTCGGTTTTCCCTCTGCAATGTCCACATGACCTTACACCCACTGAAGTTCTCAGCCCTGGTCTCTTAATGAAACAGCGCATCTGGGCAACGGTTGTCGATGGAACTGGAGCTGTGTGGGGAGAGCAGCCGCAAGGCTGGGTTGTGAGCAGTGGATCAGCCCAAACCCCCGATCGACCTTAAGCCCAGAGCAGGGGGACAAGCAGACACGGGAGGCCCCGGGGTGATGCCCACACTTCCAGCCTGAGCCTCGTCAAGCCCCAGGTGGCTGCCTCAGTTGAAGTTAACTTCTGCAAACACCGGCTTCCTCGGCCTCATGGCCACGTGCGAGTGCTCCCCTCCTCCAGCGCACTCAGACATCGAGATGAAATAAACACAGAAGCATCTGACGAATCTCAGGCAGAAGCCCAGTCTGCCAGCTTCTGCCCAAACCCTCCTGGTTATTTTTCACTTCGCTTCCTTTGTTCCAGCCTCAAGAGACACGGGGACTGTCTGGGTCGCCTGCTGGGGTGACCGCCAACAGCCCTCCGCCTTTCCCGGCAGCCAGCTCTCTGTGGGCGGAGCAGAGCTGGGCTTCAGCCCTGCTGGTCAGGGGCAGCGGATTAGGGCTCACTGTGTCCGGAGAACAGCGGGAGACGGGGAAGGGGAATCTGCAGAATCCTGAGCAGTTGAGAGACTGACACCCAAAAAAGGTGAGAAGTGGGGTGGGGGCCTCCTGGGGGATGCAGACCGGAGGAGAGACCACCCGACAGAAAGGCCGGTCCGGTGACGCCCAAGCAGCTCAGGCTTGGGgccagggcgggggtgggggcagggccggCGGCTCTGTCTGGGAGCCATCAGCAGGGGGCGGCCCCAGGCCCGGCTGTTGCTAACGTTGCTCCTCTGCCTTCTCCGACCTCCGTCACGCGGGAAACGAATGCTGCTTCCTCGACTGCATCACAACCAGAGCCCTGACGGTGCAAACACCGCGGAAGATGCCTGGAAACCCGGAGGGTGCTGGGCTGGGGCGGCAGGCGCGCCCGGCCATGCGGGGGGGCCTCACCTTGTCCACGTGCGCGTGCCAGTACTCGTCGTGGGCCGTCCGGGCCGCCGTGCTGTTGATGCGGGAGAAGAAGGTGGGCTTTGTCAGGTACAGCGAGGACGCGCTGATGCCAAACGCCCGGGCGATCGCCAGCTGGACCTTCTGCCGCACGTCCCTGCCGAGAGGAAACACCCGTCACCCAGAGCTGCGCGGGGCTCCTCCACGGAGCCACACTGTGCTACGCCACAACGAGAcccaggctggagaagctggaaaGGTGAACAGATGCACACACAGGTCTCGCACATGTGTGCCAGCGTCTCATGTGCACGCCCAGGAACCCGGGGCCAGTTCTCTGTAGAATGACCCCAGTACCAGGCCAGCTGGGCAGTGGCTGTGGGGACAGCAGGAGCatcagggggtggggggttggccCTCTGCACACGGCCCATCCACTTCCAAGCCGTGTTGAGGCCTGGGTGGCCCAGCCCTGGGCAGAGGACTGCACAGCGCATGGTCAGGGCTGGGGCAGCAGCCTGACCCAGCAGAGGGGTGCTGGCCCATGGAGACCTGGCCCCTCCCTGGCCTGTCCAGAGCCTGGGCTCTCAGCCCGACTGTGGGCACAGATTACTGCATCAGCATCCGACCCTGCCTGGACTGCAGCCGACCCCCGGGGCCAGGCTCCTGGGAGCTGCAGGGAGCTGACTGCCCAGGAGGCCGGACGCAGGGAGCAGTGCTGGAAAGGGTAGCCGGGTCTCTCAGGTCCACCTACATACCTCCCTACACACGGACACActggacacacatgcacacaaacctCCCTGCACGCACTGTGCAAACCCACATACATCCACACACGTGCATGACACGTGCCTGCCTGCATGCGCACACCTGCACGACGGTGCCGCGCTGCCACACACTCGTGCACAGATGTGTGCACTCACAGCACACCTGCAGGTACACCTACCCCGTGCACACGGACATGTAataaacccggtcctcagccgtGTGCCAAGTGACAGGGCCTGAGCACAACAGCCCACAAGCCCTCCCCGTGCTTCCACACCGCCAGCTGGTCTTCTGCACACACGGCACTAGGTGGGGGTCCCACCCAGGCCAGGGCGCCAACCCCGGTGACCGGCCTCTTCCACTGATCCCGCAGACTCATCTCGGTGAGCAGAACGTTTATCTGCGTCAACAATGGCGTTCACGGAAACTCTGCTGAACCAACAGCGACATTCTAGTGTTCCTGCCCTTCAGGAGGGAGCGAGACGTGTGAACTCAACGTCTCTCATCAACCAAGTCGTAGAATTACTCCCCGAATGTCAGCTGTTTCCCCCGCTTCGTTTATCTTCGAGCCTTGACGCCATGCAGGCTGCATTATCCACGTCTGAGTTCAGCAAACTGGAAGAACTTAACGCTCATGACACCGTCCCGCTTTCCTCAAACAACGAGCGCCTTCTGGGGTGGCGCCCGGACAACCGAACAGGTCTCCTCTCAGAGCTGACCCCTTGTTTTGCTTCGAGCAGAGGCCATCTTTCCTggtttctctgttgttttctgcttttctatcctggtttcctccctttcttcctccaggCCCCTCATGCTCACCGCTGGTCACGTTGACTCCAACTTACTGTTTCTGTGGGAAGTCACAGGGAGGGCCCGTCCCCCGGTCCCTGTGACCTCGGCTGCCCACCGAGGACTGTCCTCTAGTTTTCAGACTCCGGCTCCCTTTGTCACAGGGCACAGTGTCCCCAATGTTCAGGTGACAGATGGTAGTGGAGAAAGCCTGGCCATGATGTGTGGTTTTACTTTCTGCACCATCCAGAAGAAGCCGGAAACAGTGGCTGAGAGTCGAATGACGCTATCCTGCCGTGGTGGCGAGAACTCTGCTCCCGAGGCCGCACTGTCTCTACGACAACCCAAAGGGCTTCCGGGACGTTTGCCCTAAACGCTCACCACGAAGCTAGACCTCAGACCAGTTCCTTCCAGCTGCACGAGATCAACCAAGGGGTGCCGTTTGCACTCTGTTTGGTTTATCAGAGCCCTTCATGGGAGATGGGGCAGCTCCTCTGAGACGTCACTGCTGTCAGAGCTCCCCCAAACTCTGCTCTCTTTTTCTGACAATCTAGACCATACGTGTGATCACACGGATGTCCTATGTTGGTAATATTTCTGTCGTGTCTCAAATGCTCAACCATTTTTAAGAACAGAACATAGGGCATTAAAAAAGATCCTGGTGGTCCCTCTGAACACCACCATTTACGTTATAAATGCTTCGATGGTACGTTTTTGGAAGtttgaatcattttatttaattatttcactGTAATTGttttaattagttaattattAGCTACTAACTATCCAGTTATTTTAATAATTGTGTTTTCTTGTTGGAACTGATTGGTGAGGTTCCTCCTGCTTCCTCTTTGATGATGACAAACCGTCCTGGGCTTCTGTGGACAAGACAGACATCACAGTGAAGTTGCGCTGGCCTGCCCACCTCCTTCTCCCACGAGCACCGGCTGCGCCCAGCGTTCTGGCCTCTGGTCACACGGTCGACTTGGTTTCCACCCCAGGAACACCAGCTGTTCCATCTGCCCCGACTCCCATGTTGCAGATGTCCGGGGCTGTGGGGCCCTCGTGACGGTCGGACTGCAGCTGGGATGGGAGTCCCTCCTCTCTGCAGGCCCGGATGTGCACGACTGTGCGACTCAGATGGGACACGGGGCTACTGCTTTCCCTTCATTCTGGGTGTTCATTTCTGTTTCACAGAGTCTTGAATTTATAAATATCAAGACACTGCAGCGCACTTTCTACTAAACAAGAGTGAACCCATCAAACCATGGGAACCAGCAGCACAGCGGGTCACGGTGGTCATCACAGACGGGCCCAGCACTTCCCCAGGTGTGCGGCCAGCCAGGGTGACACCAGCCTCGTCCGTGGTCTCGACGGCAGAGTCTGGACCCTCTGCTCACGGCGCACAGGACCAGCCGCTGGAAGAGCGAGTCCCGCTGGAGCCTGGCCTCGGCTGACGGTACCGCTTACTGCTCATCCCGTCCATGGTCAAGAGTGGAACCTTGTCCACAGCAGTAGCCTGGGCTTCACGTTGCAGCTGTTTCTGTGGTAATATGGCTCCAGCCAGTCACGGCCCTGGTGACTGGGGGCGGAGGGTCAGGGCCGTGGTGATAAAAGGGCAGCAGGGCTCCGCGGCGCCTTACAGACCGACACAGGTGAGTCACTGCACGGGACCAGACGCGCCCCTGGGTGAGCAAGGTCAAACGCAAGCCTGAGCAGGACAGTGGGTGCCTGGTGTCTGTTTCTGGGGCCTGCACTCCGGTTCTCGGTGTCAGGGGAGCCCCTGTGCCACCTCTCAGGACTGTGTGCGACCTTGATGATCTCAGAACAAGGAGTTCAGTTAAGATGGCAAGCTCCCCGCTGCCTGGGCTGAGCCCGTGACACGAGGGCTGAGCCCGTGACACGAGGCCCTGGGGGCGCGCGGTGTGGCCCTGGCAGGGCCCGCGGCTGCTCACAACGCCCTTGCGAGGCCTCTGGGCCCACCCGGGCGGGCTGCGGCTCTGTACCACCTCCTGACTGACGGGAAGCGCTTCGGCTTAACATCCACTGCCCTCCCAGGAAACTCCGGCCGGATGTCGGCCCAACCCGGCCTGAGGAGAGAGCCAGGACCCGCCACCCTGGCCCGCACCACTCCCGGCCCCGCCAGCTGCCTTCCCCACCCGAACCCGTTGGCCGTCCCCTCCTCACCGGTACAACTGGAAGTCCTCTCCTGAGAAGACAGTTTGTATTCTATCCCCAAAATacctgtgggaaaaaaaaaggagcattAACAAATGAACCATTCTGTTAATGTTTCCTTATTTCCCTTAAGTCCCTCCTCCGCTGACCAGCGTCCCACAGCCCAGCTGGTCCTCATCATCTTGGAGCCGCTCTTCCCACAATACCTGCGGGAGCGGGAGGGGGCGCTCGGCACCTGGCAGGTGGGGTAAGATTTATCAAGGCTGGGGGCCCCTGGCTTCCCCTGGCCCTCGGGGAGGGTCAGAGCCCCAGCTCTCAGGGGCCCAGCCAGCCGTCACcactcccacctctccctccGCCCCGGCCCCTCGGCTCATCCTGAGAAGCCCCTGCTGATGCACTAGACTTCCCTGACGAATGGAAAGCAAGGATGCCGCCCCTCGGAAGGGCTGCACAGCCTGGTCCTCGCCCAGCCACAGCTGGATGGCAAACATCACGGTCTGCCCGAGACTGGAGCTGCTCCAACCCAGATGCATAAGCCTCACACGGGGGTCGCCGGCTAAGAAACGGGCAGAGACCTCCCCCCCAGGTTTTACCTGTACAGGTTCACAAAGTGCTTCCCGACAGACAGGGCCCCAGAGTGCAGGTCCAGGATGGACGCCTGGAAAAGACGTTGGCAAGCGGTGTGAGGGTCAAGACAGAGCTTTGAAGGCCACCGTTAAACTCGGGTTTCTGAGACCCGTCCTCGCACACCCAGGTCAGGGAGACGGCGCACACCGGCGGGGTTTCAAGACGCCTGGACAGAGGCGTGTGAGGGGGATCTTTCTCTGCGGCCCTAAGAATGAAGACTCGAAAGTTCTGAGAACAGCCCACAGATGCAGTTCCTCCAGACAGATCCCAGGACTCCTGCGGCTGAGTCACaagcccctcccctgctctgctgAGGGACAGCCAGCACCCGGTCAGCTCCTGTTTACCTACAGTTCGACAGGTTTCGATGTTGACGTGCACCCTCAAAACCACCCCACTCTCGGGAGAGTAAACACACCACCCCCCAAACTTCCTTGCACCCTCTGTACCCCCGGCcctccccaggcaaccactgacatGCTTTCTGCCACAGCAGACTGGACAGTTTCTAGAGCTTGTGCCCTGGAGTCTCACAGGTGCACTGGCTCTCAGCCGGGGCCCCTGCCCTCAGCGCCGCCACCCTGCGGCCCACTCACGTGGGTGCAGGCACCCGCTGTCCACTCTGTCCTCAGGGAGCACTCCGTGTCTGGCTGCCTCACCTGGGGGCCCGTTCCCCGTTGAGGGCTGCTCCCCACAAAGCGGCTGTGGCACTGGTGGACGCTTTATCATGGGGGGCTCTTAGTCTCCCGGGGAGGCACCCGGCCCATAACTTAAAAGGAACCACCAGGGCATCTCCcgcccctgcccgccctgcctccGCGCGGCCTTCCCTGCACCCCGGCCAAGGTGGGCACCAGCACGGACGACCTCCACCCTGGCTGAGTGTCTCTTCTCACTGAGGCAGCGACCAGCCCAGGGCTTGGTTTGAACATGACTTGGGCTTAAAAAATGTTAACTGCACTTAAAGGCATCAAACTTGGCTGATTCATCGCAAGACAACTTCTCAAGTGAATGCTGAGCAGAGTAAAGGATGAGTCCGTGCACAAACAGGTCTTTGACAAGTACTCCCCCCGAACCGAAGCAAAGCAGAAGCTGAACGGTCAGAACTCGAGAGGAAAGCGTTTGCCGAATAGAAGAGTCACAGAGGTCATCACCAAGCTACACGGGGGAAAGGGcgggctcccccagccccacatgCTGGGCGAGGGGACCCCCGCACGGGAACTCAGCCCAGCGGAAGGTGCACTGGCCTGAAAGCAGCAGCAACCCCGCCTCTAGCGCTGGAGGCCGGAAGGGTGGGAttgaggtgtcagcagggccccgCTCCTTCCGAGGGCGTCAGGGAAGGATCCTCCTTGAGTCTTTGGGCTCCTGGTGGCCCTAGGCGTCCCCGGGTTTGTGCCATCACtccgtctctgcctctgtcttcctaCGGCCTCCTCTTCAAtcccactcctcccctcccttcctctcacaaGGACTCTTATCACTGGACTGCGGGCCCACCTCGTAGTCCAGGATGATCTGTCTTGAGACCCTACCTGAACGACAGCAGCAAAGACCCTTCTCCCCAGTGAGCTTCCTTCACAGCTTCTGGGTGGACGCACCTTTCAGGAGCCACCGCTGGACCCCCGCAGACTCACACGGTGGACGACAGTCCCCACGCGCGTCTGCGGGGCCTCCTCCACCCGGCACCTCCGCACCGTTTCCCCGCAGCTCCTCAGCGCGCCCCGACTGTCCCTGCCCAGGGCTTCCCTCCTCACTGGCTCTGCTGGTCCTCTGTTCTGTCTGCTCCCTGCCTGTGACCTCCACTGGCCCCAGGCTGGGGTGCCTGACGTGTGGGTGTGACTGGAGGCAGGCCGGCTGTGACACACCGTGAAGGGAGGGGCACTTTGCCACCAGGAGTGGGCCCTGCGAAGCCCCTCGGGACAGGGGGAGAGCAAAGCCAAGGGGTGACAAGCGGTACACGACTCACCCCTCCGTCGGATCCTCCGAGGGAGAGCCCCTTCTCGGCTACGCTGCGGGGAGGAGAAGCTTAAGTCAGGATTCTGTGAAGGCCTGCACGCCTCAGCACACGTCAGTCAGCACGGTGACCGTGTCGTGCTTCCAACAAAAGCACACGCTTAGACAAAGGACCCGACTCTCAGGCTAGGTGAGTAAGCGGTAACATTTGTCACCGTCTCGCTGCCAGCACGTGGCACAGTCTGGGAACGAGAGGGCTTAGCTTCCGTCCTCCGCACAGAGACCTGCGCTGAGTCGAACGGCTGAGCTGCCCCAGCGGGTCCCTCTCCCGCCATCACAGGCTGGGGCAGCCTTTAATCGCCAGCGGGGTGCGGGGCAGAGGCCCCGTGCTGGCCACGTGGGACCTCACAGGACCACGCGCCCCACTGAAGATGCGGGGCTTCCAGTGCCTTTGGCTGAGGCTTCACGGCCGCCCGGGGAGCCAGGGGATGGACCCTCCCTCACACCAGGGACCCCCACCCAACGAGCCCGGCAATGGCATCTGCAAACAGGAGCGTCTGCCCTCTGGGACCCCGAGCTCAG
This portion of the Vicugna pacos chromosome 16, VicPac4, whole genome shotgun sequence genome encodes:
- the OGFOD3 gene encoding 2-oxoglutarate and iron-dependent oxygenase domain-containing protein 3 encodes the protein MAPQRRGAPKAPEGSGAAERRRPSSTKSVRGPRDVRRKWLRAAVLGACTSLAALLLWGSLGGEDGITEVLALRSEVLPGRFIEVPCSEDYDSHRRFEGCSPRKCGRGISDAVITRDEARRIRSVAEKGLSLGGSDGGASILDLHSGALSVGKHFVNLYRYFGDRIQTVFSGEDFQLYRDVRQKVQLAIARAFGISASSLYLTKPTFFSRINSTAARTAHDEYWHAHVDKVTYGSFDYTSLLYLSDYLDDFGGGRFVFMDEGANRTVEPRAGRVSFFTSGSENLHRVEKVRWGTRYAITIAFTCNPDHSIADPALT